From one Montipora capricornis isolate CH-2021 chromosome 10, ASM3666992v2, whole genome shotgun sequence genomic stretch:
- the LOC138019882 gene encoding uncharacterized protein: MPTSVNSEQSTVRNVRQFQEGQPRQDQRGVPRLLIRHSFSHGASTRRKRIFCLCILCWIMVLCLTGIIIIAVVHFQSSDSKIDQITAAALIGFGVLLIVVLGWSAILYTKFQKSSSPRRDSLRPPAPREDVLAFASSEILARGASTISTNNSMSHSDSSTEGNPPRRPVFIIREPPRDDQRRFIDPSHTRFVAYHPAPAIHRSTRVLREYHERDPGVARPQVSRFPEPSRGYTEPRRLVADTDRVIRHVRAHSNPLPPPYQPALPLARPLSESLPMGFPPPAYDRVFGRRRGRCGSTASVESTLYPPDYQSAPPSPSHLPPVVAPERRASLSVSPDQARIDLGIQISSSLPPLGRATRLLDPSPQPTAQRPSHTSEMANGENVIYQSPPPRPTPVAIVSETRQLSPNHNRSAATPFRSSLNSSSQVRSPVTLVSCVSERATRQSNTSPVFLTNNRSPFSRPILSLTAPENIIQESVDHEEIEEINDGIAENETLRTTNQVDQERPNVVLVYLSQSREEEIIV; the protein is encoded by the coding sequence ATGCCAACTAGCGTTAATAGCGAACAGTCGACAGTTCGCAATGTGCGCCAGTTCCAAGAAGGCCAACCTAGACAAGACCAGCGCGGTGTGCCAAGATTGCTCATTCGACACTCTTTCAGCCATGGAGCATCAACACgaagaaaaagaattttttgtttgtgtatTCTCTGTTGGATAATGGTCTTGTGTCTTACAGGCATAATTATCATTGCGGTGGTACATTTTCAAAGCTCTGACAGCAAAATAGATCAGATAACTGCCGCGGCTTTAATCGGCTTTGGTGTATTACTTATCGTTGTGCTGGGCTGGTCTGCGATCCTTTACACCAAGTTTCAGAAAAGTTCGAGTCCAAGACGCGATTCACTAAGGCCGCCTGCTCCAAGAGAGGACGTTTTAGCTTTTGCTTCTTCTGAAATTCTCGCAAGAGGAGCATCAACAATATCTACCAATAATTCAATGTCTCATTCAGATAGTTCGACCGAAGGAAACCCACCGAGGCGGCCAGTGTTTATCATTCGGGAACCACCTCGCGATGACCAACGGAGATTTATTGATCCTTCGCATACCCGCTTCGTGGCTTACCATCCAGCACCTGCTATTCATAGATCAACTAGAGTGCTGCGGGAGTATCACGAACGCGATCCTGGAGTTGCCCGACCGCAAGTGTCACGTTTTCCAGAGCCTTCTCGAGGTTATACCGAACCTCGAAGATTAGTTGCTGACACCGATCGTGTTATTCGTCATGTTAGGGCTCACTCAAATCCGTTGCCTCCACCTTATCAGCCGGCGTTACCTTTGGCACGTCCATTATCAGAAAGTTTACCCATGGGTTTTCCACCTCCTGCCTACGACAGAGTCTTTGGTAGACGGCGCGGAAGGTGTGGATCGACTGCTTCGGTGGAAAGTACACTGTATCCCCCTGATTATCAATCTGCACCTCCTTCACCTTCGCATTTGCCGCCTGTGGTGGCACCGGAACGACGAGCGTCGCTTAGTGTGTCTCCAGATCAAGCAAGAATCGATCTCGGTATCCAGATCTCTTCTTCACTCCCTCCTTTGGGAAGGGCAACACGCCTATTAGATCCATCGCCTCAACCAACCGCGCAACGACCATCGCACACTTCGGAAATGGCAAATGGTGAGAACGTTATTTACCAGAGCCCTCCGCCGAGACCAACACCTGTCGCAATTGTATCGGAAACACGCCAGCTCTCGCCTAATCATAATCGATCAGCAGCGACCCCGTTTCGTTCATCACTAAACTCATCCAGTCAGGTTCGTTCACCAGTGACACTCGTTTCTTGTGTTTCAGAACGTGCTACGCGCCAAAGCAACACTTCTCCAGTCTTTTTAACAAACAATCGATCACCTTTTTCCCGTCCCATACTATCTCTGACAGCGCCAGAGAACATTATTCAAGAGAGTGTTGAccatgaagaaattgaagaaatcaACGATGGAATTGCGGAAAATGAAACTTTGAGAACAACCAACCAGGTTGATCAAGAAAGACCAAATGTAGTTCTTGTGTATCTATCCCAATCACGAGAAGAGGAGATAATTGTGTAA